The proteins below come from a single Iocasia fonsfrigidae genomic window:
- a CDS encoding carbohydrate ABC transporter permease, which yields MSLSFTKKERLNNILFQVFVALFCFVMIYPLLWMLAGSLKTSGNALTATLIPDGLNFSNYLQGWKGFGGHSFSIFFRNSFFIAGMATLGQLFTSSFAAFGFARTRFIGQKVFFAVMIATVLLPAQVLRIPQYIMFNNWGWMDSYLPVLLPQMLPVPFFTFLMVQFIRGIPSELDEAALIDGCNKFGIYFRIILPNLKPVMVTAGIFRFYWTWNDFMTPLLYLQTVTKYPISIALRMFSDPNAITNWGAMFGMTVLSIVPTLVIFIFFQKYLVEGVASSGLKG from the coding sequence ATGAGTTTATCATTTACCAAAAAAGAACGGCTTAATAATATTTTATTTCAGGTTTTTGTTGCTCTCTTTTGTTTTGTAATGATCTATCCCTTACTCTGGATGTTAGCAGGTTCCTTAAAAACTTCGGGAAATGCTTTGACTGCTACACTAATACCAGATGGGTTGAATTTTAGTAATTATCTACAGGGTTGGAAAGGATTTGGTGGACATAGTTTCTCTATTTTTTTCAGAAATTCTTTTTTTATAGCTGGGATGGCTACATTGGGACAGCTTTTTACTTCTTCTTTTGCTGCTTTTGGTTTTGCCAGGACCAGGTTTATTGGTCAAAAGGTGTTTTTTGCCGTAATGATTGCTACTGTCCTGTTACCAGCTCAGGTTTTACGTATTCCGCAGTATATTATGTTTAATAACTGGGGTTGGATGGATTCGTATCTACCAGTCTTACTTCCTCAGATGCTTCCAGTACCATTTTTCACCTTTTTGATGGTTCAATTTATCCGGGGGATCCCCTCAGAGTTAGATGAGGCTGCCCTGATTGATGGCTGTAACAAGTTCGGCATTTATTTTAGAATTATCTTACCAAATTTGAAACCAGTTATGGTTACAGCAGGTATATTCAGGTTTTACTGGACCTGGAATGATTTTATGACACCATTACTCTATCTGCAAACTGTAACTAAGTATCCTATATCTATAGCCTTACGGATGTTTTCTGATCCTAATGCTATTACTAATTGGGGTGCTATGTTTGGTATGACTGTTTTATCTATTGTACCAACTTTAGTAATCTTTATTTTCTTCCAGAAATACCTAGTAGAGGGTGTAGCTTCATCTGGATTAAAGGGATAA
- a CDS encoding ABC transporter substrate-binding protein, giving the protein MSRKVLLYFLIILLLLIVKTEVAVVSNNNITISISWWGSQVRHNKTLAVIELFERKNPDIKIQPVYTGWREYWDRIAAYAVGGNLPDIMQQDYKYFNSYVDYNILRDMDDYIDSIIKVAEVDEALLESARFDGKLYGIPAGLNTYTILYDPKKFAEAGLTEPSYDWTWNEYKEICRKLHERLGIYAATSLPMATRNITGLEHYVRQHGQSLFDMSAHKLGFTEDLFVDFYKMDLELSREGVFAPGELRLENHTIENDLIVKDAAVMAAYWTNQIVAISKAAGKPLKMLPFPQAKDETRSGYYLKPSMYWTITKNSKHPEIAARFINFLINDLEANKLLNGDRGVPISFDIRQKLQPMLDDPERKMFNFIKYISNNSSIIEPPPPAQYDQVIEILEEVHYKILEGSQTPSEAYQELRMRTDRVLK; this is encoded by the coding sequence ATGTCCAGAAAGGTTTTATTATATTTTTTGATAATATTATTATTGCTTATTGTTAAAACAGAAGTAGCTGTTGTTTCCAATAATAATATAACTATTAGTATATCATGGTGGGGCTCACAGGTTAGACATAATAAGACTTTAGCGGTGATAGAACTATTTGAAAGAAAAAACCCGGATATAAAAATACAGCCTGTTTATACAGGATGGAGGGAGTACTGGGATAGAATAGCTGCCTATGCTGTAGGAGGTAATTTGCCTGATATTATGCAGCAGGATTATAAGTATTTTAATTCCTATGTTGACTATAATATTTTAAGGGACATGGATGATTACATAGATAGTATTATCAAGGTTGCAGAGGTTGATGAGGCTTTATTGGAATCTGCCAGGTTTGATGGTAAGTTATATGGTATTCCTGCTGGACTTAATACCTATACTATATTATATGATCCGAAAAAGTTTGCAGAGGCTGGACTAACAGAACCTTCTTATGATTGGACATGGAATGAATATAAGGAAATATGTAGAAAACTCCATGAGAGACTGGGTATATATGCAGCGACCAGTCTTCCGATGGCAACCAGAAATATTACAGGCCTTGAGCATTATGTCAGGCAGCATGGCCAGTCTTTATTTGACATGTCAGCTCATAAACTGGGATTTACGGAGGATTTGTTTGTTGATTTTTATAAAATGGATTTAGAGTTAAGCAGGGAAGGGGTCTTTGCCCCTGGAGAACTCCGTCTGGAAAATCACACTATAGAAAACGATTTAATTGTTAAAGATGCTGCAGTTATGGCTGCCTATTGGACCAATCAGATTGTTGCTATTTCTAAAGCTGCTGGTAAACCATTAAAAATGTTACCCTTTCCTCAGGCTAAAGATGAAACCAGGTCTGGTTATTACTTAAAGCCCTCCATGTACTGGACTATAACCAAAAATAGTAAACACCCTGAGATAGCAGCAAGATTCATTAATTTTTTGATTAATGATTTAGAAGCTAATAAACTTTTAAACGGTGACCGTGGTGTGCCGATTTCTTTTGATATCAGGCAAAAATTACAGCCTATGCTTGATGATCCGGAAAGGAAGATGTTTAATTTTATAAAATACATTTCCAATAACTCAAGTATTATTGAACCACCACCACCTGCCCAGTATGATCAGGTGATAGAAATTTTGGAAGAAGTACATTATAAAATACTGGAGGGGAGTCAAACACCATCTGAGGCATACCAGGAATTGAGGATGCGTACAGATAGGGTTCTAAAATGA
- a CDS encoding bacterial Ig-like domain-containing protein, producing MKYNLKGGLWFILTSVLLVSFIISAVILAEDEMISVSSDWQGSIFGNLGGQNKITKENFEINENTDGTVRLRSSNNRGKIESKSEGIAYYFKEVPADANFELSATATVESFEMHNQVSFGLMVRDKVLINESNKEDIGYTLAAGILNAKKDVPKIGFYRTAEGQTKLGELVNDAVPSAGNTYDLSIKKSGDVYILKFGNEEPVIIENFSGFETGKLFAGLYTARNTTVIFSDINFSLDTRKVKDLHVDTTAMPTDYLLEEELDLTGLKVTAEFSDGSKEILSEDDYIVTGFDSNTVGTNPISINYNGVSRTVNLEINSLTCTGLKIKYYPAKTDYYLGDRFDPEGFAVMAEYNEGYKSEELTVDKYTFSIAGESMPGSDYVFDSAGEKIVTVSSMENPAISISFAVNVKTAEITGLEISKVPEKELYFLSDKLNLTGMTVYAKYSDGSRIRLMKDEFSVSSLDTTSPGEKKVIISHKGKEAVLNLTVKMKELTGLEVTEYPQTTFYLGDDFTSRGLEVSLVYDNGDKEVLAGSNYTVDFSNFDNTKMGVYDVKIIPTDSLITAITYPVTVREKTEYEWKYTRFGQSTSEEDNFIDIKEDGTIELASINGGGKVATDHDGISFYYTVIDASKDNFVLSADIKVIEYAKSPHDGQEAFGIMARDAIGEFGDTGVFASNMVGLGGYSGGTKEPNGTQLFMRTGVESSDGAGSNGTSSMMIKEEKPKTSNTYPAKEYRLTLAKTNSGYTGRLNGGKEVMLFEPNFLNVQDSKVYLGFFAGRVGHIEVSNVDFKVSAAKTDAPKVGPSEEAVTPTLDFLSLDKTSKTDYNFLLKSNVKGIVIVKQGRKVIARDQVVKAKQEYLIETELAENTKTNFSVSFLPDDTQYLTSCDKLVKNFTVEMKSYVEDGDIYVSPTAISGGAGTLEDPLDLDTAISFVREGQKIILLEGRYVRDSKLEIKKYNDGTAEARKYLIAAANTNPIIDFDKKTEGVLLSGDYWQVKGIEFTRSAANEKGFVVGGNHNIIEECLFYENGNTGLQISRTDINEDDKSKWPSYNLILNCTSFDNRDPSDNNADGFAAKLTSGVGNVFRGCIAHHNIDDGWDLYTKVGTGAIGPVVIEDSIAYSNGTLTDGTVGNGDKNGFKLGGEGVHVPHIIKNCLAFDNGAVGFTSNSNPAVIAINNIALNNIGRNLEFTTYKEIAVDFEIDGFMSIATKDIPADNFPVELESAKNYMFNGSVSENQLDNRINKNDFVTLIPQLPFERDDNGRIMIGDFLKLTTK from the coding sequence TTGAAGTATAATTTAAAAGGTGGATTATGGTTTATATTAACATCGGTTTTATTAGTATCATTCATAATATCAGCAGTTATTCTGGCTGAAGATGAAATGATAAGTGTTTCCAGTGATTGGCAGGGGAGTATCTTTGGTAATCTTGGTGGTCAAAATAAGATCACAAAAGAAAACTTTGAAATTAACGAAAATACTGATGGAACTGTTAGGCTTAGGAGTTCTAATAATAGGGGTAAGATTGAAAGTAAATCAGAGGGAATAGCCTACTACTTTAAAGAAGTACCTGCTGATGCTAACTTTGAATTAAGTGCTACAGCTACTGTCGAATCTTTTGAGATGCATAATCAGGTATCTTTTGGTTTAATGGTTAGGGATAAGGTGCTCATTAATGAGAGTAATAAAGAAGATATTGGTTATACTCTGGCTGCTGGAATTCTTAATGCCAAAAAAGATGTTCCTAAAATAGGTTTTTATAGAACAGCTGAGGGGCAGACAAAGCTAGGGGAGTTGGTAAATGATGCTGTCCCTAGTGCTGGTAATACCTATGATTTAAGTATTAAGAAATCTGGTGATGTATATATATTAAAGTTTGGTAATGAAGAACCTGTTATAATTGAAAATTTTAGTGGATTTGAAACTGGAAAATTATTTGCCGGTCTCTATACTGCCAGAAATACAACAGTTATCTTTAGTGATATTAATTTCAGTTTGGATACCAGGAAGGTCAAGGACTTACATGTAGATACAACTGCAATGCCGACCGATTATCTTTTAGAAGAAGAGTTAGATTTAACAGGATTGAAAGTCACAGCAGAATTTTCTGATGGATCAAAAGAGATACTGTCAGAGGATGATTATATTGTAACCGGTTTTGATAGTAACACAGTAGGGACTAACCCCATTAGCATAAATTATAATGGAGTAAGTAGAACGGTTAATTTAGAGATAAATTCTTTGACCTGTACAGGTTTGAAAATAAAGTACTATCCGGCAAAAACAGATTATTATCTAGGAGATAGATTTGACCCTGAGGGTTTTGCTGTAATGGCAGAATATAATGAAGGATATAAAAGTGAAGAACTAACAGTTGATAAATATACCTTTTCTATTGCAGGAGAATCTATGCCAGGAAGTGACTATGTATTTGATAGTGCAGGAGAAAAAATAGTTACTGTAAGCTCAATGGAGAATCCCGCTATATCTATAAGCTTTGCTGTAAATGTTAAAACTGCTGAAATTACTGGCTTAGAAATTAGTAAAGTACCAGAAAAGGAATTATATTTTCTTAGTGATAAATTAAACCTTACAGGTATGACTGTCTATGCTAAATATAGTGATGGTTCTAGAATTAGACTGATGAAAGATGAATTCTCAGTATCTTCTTTAGATACTACGAGTCCTGGTGAAAAAAAGGTTATAATTTCCCACAAAGGAAAAGAGGCAGTATTAAATTTAACTGTTAAAATGAAGGAGTTAACAGGTCTTGAAGTCACAGAATACCCACAGACAACATTTTATCTTGGTGATGATTTTACAAGTAGAGGGTTAGAGGTATCTTTAGTATATGACAATGGTGATAAAGAGGTATTAGCAGGAAGTAATTATACAGTTGATTTTTCGAATTTTGATAATACTAAGATGGGAGTATATGATGTTAAGATTATTCCTACTGATAGTTTAATCACAGCTATTACTTATCCAGTAACTGTACGAGAAAAGACTGAATATGAATGGAAATATACTAGATTTGGTCAATCTACTAGTGAAGAGGATAATTTTATCGATATAAAAGAAGATGGTACAATAGAGCTTGCTTCTATTAATGGTGGTGGAAAAGTTGCCACAGACCATGATGGCATCAGTTTTTATTATACAGTGATTGATGCCTCCAAAGATAATTTTGTATTATCGGCTGATATTAAAGTGATTGAATATGCTAAAAGTCCACATGATGGTCAGGAAGCCTTTGGTATTATGGCCAGAGATGCCATCGGAGAATTTGGTGATACCGGGGTATTTGCTTCTAATATGGTAGGTCTAGGTGGTTATAGTGGAGGAACCAAGGAGCCTAATGGAACACAGTTATTTATGAGAACTGGTGTTGAATCTTCAGATGGTGCAGGAAGTAATGGGACCTCAAGTATGATGATCAAGGAAGAGAAACCTAAAACCAGTAATACCTATCCTGCTAAGGAATATAGGTTGACTTTAGCGAAAACAAATAGTGGTTATACAGGAAGACTTAATGGTGGTAAAGAGGTAATGTTATTTGAACCTAATTTTCTAAATGTTCAAGATTCAAAGGTTTATTTAGGTTTCTTTGCTGGTCGTGTTGGGCATATTGAAGTAAGTAATGTAGACTTTAAAGTCTCAGCAGCAAAAACTGATGCACCAAAGGTGGGGCCTTCTGAAGAGGCTGTAACACCGACCTTGGATTTCTTATCATTAGATAAGACTTCTAAGACTGATTATAATTTCTTATTAAAATCTAATGTTAAGGGGATAGTTATTGTTAAACAAGGGAGAAAAGTAATAGCTAGAGACCAGGTAGTTAAAGCTAAGCAGGAATACTTAATAGAAACAGAACTTGCTGAGAATACTAAGACTAATTTTAGTGTCAGCTTTTTACCTGATGATACTCAGTATTTAACATCATGCGATAAATTAGTTAAGAACTTTACTGTTGAGATGAAAAGCTATGTAGAAGATGGTGATATCTATGTTTCACCAACTGCCATTAGTGGTGGTGCAGGTACTTTAGAAGATCCACTAGATCTTGATACAGCAATTTCCTTTGTACGTGAAGGTCAGAAGATCATCTTACTTGAGGGTAGATATGTACGTGATTCCAAATTGGAGATTAAAAAATATAATGATGGTACTGCTGAGGCAAGGAAGTATCTGATAGCGGCAGCAAACACAAATCCAATCATAGATTTTGATAAAAAAACTGAGGGTGTTCTCTTAAGTGGTGATTACTGGCAGGTGAAAGGGATTGAATTTACTCGTTCAGCAGCAAATGAGAAAGGCTTTGTTGTTGGTGGGAACCATAACATAATTGAGGAATGTCTATTCTATGAGAATGGTAATACAGGTTTACAGATAAGCCGTACCGACATAAATGAAGATGATAAGTCTAAATGGCCGTCTTATAATTTAATCCTTAACTGTACATCTTTTGATAATCGTGATCCATCTGATAATAATGCTGATGGGTTTGCTGCTAAGCTTACATCAGGTGTAGGTAATGTATTTAGGGGATGTATTGCCCATCATAATATTGATGATGGGTGGGATTTATATACTAAGGTAGGAACAGGTGCTATCGGTCCAGTTGTGATAGAGGACTCTATTGCCTATAGTAATGGTACCTTAACAGATGGTACAGTAGGTAATGGTGATAAGAATGGGTTCAAACTTGGTGGTGAAGGTGTTCATGTACCCCATATTATTAAAAACTGCCTAGCCTTTGACAATGGGGCTGTTGGTTTTACAAGTAATAGTAATCCAGCTGTTATTGCTATCAATAATATTGCTTTGAATAATATTGGGAGAAATCTGGAATTTACTACTTATAAAGAAATTGCTGTTGATTTTGAAATTGATGGTTTTATGTCTATTGCTACCAAAGATATTCCAGCAGATAATTTTCCTGTAGAATTGGAATCAGCTAAAAATTATATGTTTAATGGTAGTGTATCAGAAAACCAGCTGGACAATAGAATAAACAAAAATGATTTTGTGACTTTAATACCACAACTCCCTTTTGAAAGGGATGATAACGGAAGGATAATGATAGGTGATTTTCTAAAGTTAACTACTAAGTAA
- a CDS encoding carbohydrate ABC transporter permease, producing the protein MNNRFEALKDVSRIDHRIGIKKIIKMNLEGYAFILPWLIGFLAFMLYPLLMSLYYSFTKYSIVGNPEWIGLQNYLTIFLTDEKFWMSLKVTFFYVVFAVPLRLAAALALAMLFKKARPLTNFYRAAYYVPSILGGSVAISVVWRQLFGSKGAFNDILLSLGLINQRISWIGTPDTAIWTLILLAAWQFGSPMIVFLAGLKQIPKSLYEAAKIDGASKWQQFTRITIPLLTPVIFFNLLMQMVRLFLMFTQAFIITDGGPLDRTLVYALYLYRKGISFGHLGYGSALAWIILVILTVATIIIFKTSNKWVYYES; encoded by the coding sequence TTGAATAATAGATTTGAAGCACTAAAAGATGTGTCACGGATAGATCACAGGATTGGAATTAAGAAGATCATAAAAATGAATCTGGAGGGATATGCTTTTATTCTCCCGTGGTTGATAGGTTTCTTAGCTTTCATGTTATATCCTTTATTAATGTCTTTATATTATTCATTTACGAAGTATAGTATTGTGGGCAATCCAGAATGGATCGGTTTACAGAATTATCTAACTATATTTTTGACAGATGAAAAATTTTGGATGTCCTTAAAGGTTACCTTTTTTTATGTAGTTTTTGCAGTTCCATTAAGATTGGCTGCTGCCCTGGCTCTGGCGATGTTATTTAAAAAGGCCAGACCATTAACTAATTTTTATAGGGCAGCTTATTATGTCCCTTCAATCTTAGGTGGAAGTGTGGCTATTTCAGTGGTTTGGCGTCAATTATTTGGTTCTAAGGGGGCTTTTAATGATATTTTACTATCATTAGGTCTTATTAATCAGCGCATCTCCTGGATTGGGACCCCTGATACAGCTATCTGGACTTTGATACTATTAGCGGCATGGCAGTTTGGTTCTCCCATGATTGTCTTTTTAGCTGGTCTGAAACAAATTCCGAAGAGTCTCTATGAAGCTGCTAAAATAGACGGTGCCAGCAAGTGGCAGCAATTTACACGGATAACAATACCGTTGTTAACTCCGGTTATTTTCTTTAATTTACTGATGCAGATGGTCAGGTTATTTTTGATGTTTACCCAGGCCTTTATTATTACTGATGGTGGTCCTTTAGACAGAACCTTGGTTTATGCACTATATTTGTATAGAAAGGGTATTAGTTTTGGACATTTGGGATATGGATCAGCTCTGGCCTGGATTATATTGGTAATACTAACTGTAGCTACAATTATTATCTTTAAAACATCAAATAAATGGGTCTATTATGAATCCTAA
- a CDS encoding Gfo/Idh/MocA family protein: MRYALIGTGSRSSMYYKAIQDLDGVKGKNELVALLDLNESRMQYVNKCLDLNLPVYKPHQFNEMLEKENVEGIIVTTKDSHHHYYIIEGLKRDLKVISEKPMTTDEEKCQEILNTMEQTGNDLIVTFNYRYSPYRSKVKELLEQGTIGELTMVEFHWFLDTTHGADYYRRWHRNINNSGSLLVHKSTHHFDLVNWWIDSFPVEVFALGKKRFYQAETFPYHLRCSTCDLSSECKFYLDLSESEELTALYTKAEHEDGYFRDACVFSPEINIWDTRAVTVGYKNDVLLSYSLNNYAPYEGYKVAFIGTKGRIEQDVVEASYISGHDGQVERRTRENNVRLEVFPLFDEPYKVEVEVEESGHGGGDIRLLKDIFLDENTADPLKRKAGGRDGVMSILTGIAARRSIEWGRKVNIEELVKFPTSIK, encoded by the coding sequence ATGAGGTATGCATTAATTGGTACAGGTTCACGTTCATCGATGTATTATAAGGCTATCCAGGACTTAGACGGAGTAAAAGGAAAAAATGAATTAGTGGCACTACTGGATTTAAATGAAAGCAGAATGCAATATGTCAATAAGTGTTTAGATTTAAATCTACCTGTATATAAACCACACCAATTTAATGAAATGTTAGAAAAAGAAAATGTTGAAGGCATTATTGTTACTACTAAGGATTCTCATCATCATTATTATATAATAGAGGGATTAAAACGGGATTTAAAGGTTATTAGTGAAAAGCCGATGACTACTGATGAAGAAAAATGCCAGGAAATATTGAATACTATGGAACAGACAGGTAATGACCTTATTGTTACCTTTAATTACCGTTATTCACCATACCGTTCTAAAGTAAAAGAATTACTTGAGCAGGGGACTATAGGGGAGTTAACAATGGTGGAGTTCCACTGGTTTTTAGATACAACCCATGGTGCAGATTATTACAGAAGGTGGCATCGTAATATAAATAATTCAGGGTCTTTATTAGTACATAAGTCGACACATCATTTTGACCTGGTAAATTGGTGGATAGATAGCTTTCCAGTTGAGGTTTTTGCTCTGGGGAAGAAAAGATTTTACCAGGCAGAGACCTTTCCCTATCACCTGCGCTGTAGTACATGTGATTTGAGTAGTGAATGCAAATTTTATCTTGATTTATCAGAATCGGAAGAATTAACTGCTTTATATACTAAAGCTGAACATGAAGATGGATATTTCAGAGATGCCTGTGTTTTTTCCCCGGAAATCAATATCTGGGATACCAGAGCAGTTACAGTGGGTTATAAGAATGATGTTCTCTTAAGCTACTCACTTAATAATTATGCCCCCTATGAGGGATATAAGGTAGCTTTTATTGGTACTAAAGGTAGGATTGAGCAGGATGTGGTCGAGGCTTCATATATCAGTGGCCATGATGGCCAGGTAGAGAGAAGGACAAGGGAAAATAATGTTCGTCTGGAAGTATTTCCTCTCTTTGATGAACCATATAAAGTTGAGGTTGAAGTAGAAGAGAGCGGCCATGGTGGGGGAGATATTCGTTTACTAAAAGATATTTTCCTGGATGAGAATACAGCAGACCCTTTAAAAAGAAAAGCAGGGGGTAGGGATGGTGTTATGTCTATTCTAACAGGTATTGCTGCCAGACGCTCTATTGAATGGGGGAGAAAAGTTAATATCGAAGAACTGGTAAAATTCCCCACATCAATTAAATAA